The genomic window AACGAATTCCGCTTTCGGTTGAACGCGAGTAATTTTTCTGCCGCGATATACATACCAGCCATTATAGTACCTCATCAGCATATATATTGCAAGACTCAGCGAGCTCTCAATCGACTATTTTTATGACACATTCTCATCATCTATACGTTAAAGATCCTActgatattatacatattcgtGTATGCACAAATGGTCGGGGACCCCTCGTATATAACGCTACGATCTGTGCTCGAGTTCCGTGCAAGTCTTGCCAAGCGTCTAAATTTAAGGTTTTCAACGGTACGTGTATCATAGATAAGTTAAATCGATAGATCCCTCGAATAATGCAGCGACAAGTCTTTTGAATCTCGAATGTAGGGTATGGAATcagagttttttcttcaacattaCCGCACCAacgtatgatgtacgatgcaTGAAGCAATATTCGAAATGTATCGAGGCACACTCGcatcaaataaatttcagatatattttatttcatatgcGAGTGTTTAATCTGAGCCGGCAAATGCCTCGTTATCTGCACAAAGTGGGCGGATGTGAGTGATCCTATCATTTGATGTCAGTCTCATTAATAATgatctgaaataaatttttttcttaacacTACGTTACACGCACTTTCCAATGGAATGTGTAGATGTAAGCAAACTATCGCTGAACCGAAGGTGGCGCAGCTCTTTCCtgcggaataaaaaaacagtGTTCCGAGTGTTGAAAGTGAGCCCATCTCACGATGTGAAAAAGTGATcgacaatgaaaaataagcatTGTTCTACAATCAGCGGCGATTTTTATCTTTACATTTTTACAAGGTATAAGAATGCTCATTTTTATCCAACACAAGTACCAATCTCAGGGAAACTATCATGGAATCATCAATTGTTGCGATTCTGTTTTGGTTGTCATAGATTCACAGCCAAACAGCTGATCACTTGtcatacgaaaaaaataatgaacggGTATCATTTTTGAAAGCCTCGGGTCATTATGTAAGATCAATGAATTATTCTGATGTTGATGGCAAATTTTATGAAAGAATAATAACCGTCGCGATATAGCAAATGCGTACCGTATAACATAAGATTCATCATTTATCTACACTTACCTACGTGCATACTATACTCATGCCGAACGACAGTACGGTTGAATTTTCAGCGATAGAATTGGTGCACAGATCATGTATgatattatattcatgtagAGGTGACGATTTTCTTCCTactttttgacgaaatttttaccTGGTAAAGGTGTTGCGCAGACTGGTTGCGAAGCGATGAAGTATTGTGATATTGTTGATGAGCGCGATATCCTCCGGGTGATCCAATTGCCGTTTGCCCTGCTCCGCTGGAGCCGCCGCCGGTACCAGTGCCGGTGCCGGTGCTACCCATCAAGGAGCCTCGTGGTAATCCAAGGCCGAATAAATCAGAGATCGACATGTCGCCTGGTAGAAATTATATCGGTAAAACAATATTGTTATTCCTTCCCCCTGGatattacatgtatttttaaaatgtATTAATTATAGTATCTATGttcgtttcgtttcgcgtAGAGGTTTATATGCGAGCcgattttattacattacCGATGATGGAACAAACGACGAACAAATAGAGTCGAATTTATTTTAGCTGTGCGCGCATATTAACACAAAAAAAACTCGAATGCAGTTATATCATTTCGAATCTTCCGAAACGTTCAAGtctaattattatacacatgtgtATCCGTGAGAAGTATCATCTAGAGggtggtttcaaaaaattcaagtaataacCTGATACACGTGTGCGATTTGACTGCCATATAATTTTCGTATATTATGCAATATGTCACACCGCGACTGGACTTTGTAAGTCGAAATTGGCTATTATGTTTATAAATATCAATGCGGTGCGTGGGTTCGTTTTTCGGCCAAAGGCCCCGAACGCAATTCAACGAGGACATGCCTTACACTTTTATCAGAAGAATTAGTTTCTCTTGAGGATGTAATATCGTTCTTTGGCATATCGGTTTCCGCaaaattttactaaaaaatgTTGTTATACTTAAGTAATCAGCTCCGGAAGAAGCTAATTGAATGACGATTGCGGCGTGAAATGAATCATCGGTACACTCGGTGGTGTAATACGTTacggtatatgtatactgtattatattatcataaatttaatattaatttgataatatttattatgaaTCTAATCTACTCGCTAAACAGTCTatgtattattgtatatttgtTCGTGTGTAATAGTACAAATATCTAAgccaagagagagagagagagagagatttatatattaatatatactATTGTGCATGTGCAACATATACCCATGTATACTGTAGCTGCAGCGACGATAATAGACTGCTTCGCGAGTAAGTCAAATTGCACATAGATATGTGCGTATGTATATGTTTTGTATTACGGTTCAATATAAAGCAATTCAAGCGGGAGCCAAGAGGCGAACTGGCAAAACCAGCGAATATAGGACCATATCGTAAGGAAGCAGCAGCttcggaataaaaaaagactCTCCTTCTGGTATCGACCCACTCAATTTTGGCATCGGACGTGACAAGGCAGACAATTTGTTCGATCTTCAAATCGGGAAGAAAAACTACGGCGGCATGggcattattattgttgttgttattattattatcattattattattattatatagaaTTAAAATGCATACTTCGTATaagcatattatatatattatgcattTATCGGCAACTATAAAACTTCTCCTCGAGCGGTCACCCGTACGTCTGCACCATAAATGATATATCAGATATATCGCATGTGTATTACGTATATCTCATATAAATTAATGTTTTCATGACAGCCGGCTTGCCGCAGATACCGCAATGTGGGAAATTCTTGCAGAATAGCTATACCTACTCCATGACTTACCGTCGGAGAGAGAGCCTCTGGGAGCCTGCAGACAGGAGCCGTGAGATCCGTCGCGGGCATGAGCAGCAAGATAGGGGCTGGAAGGCACCGGAGGAAGATCTAGAAGCAGGCTGCTGATTGACTGCAGTTGATGGAGATGTTCGCGTTCGCGTTCACGTTCgcgctctctttctctctcccgcTCCCGTTCGCGTTGTTGCTGCAGATGATGATGCTGATTGTGAGCGGCATGGTTCGGAGTATGACTCTCACTTTCCGAGCTGCTTCCGCATTCGGCATCGTAGGGTAGTCCAAGCTGTAACAAATGGTTATATtgcattatacgtatagtatatACGCGAATCGTACGTGCGACATAATTATTTGGATAGTTAACTTTTACCAACTATTACGCatgtattttattcattatgcGTTGCGTTACATATCCTACTGTGATAGTAACTCGAATCTGCGACTGTTCAGATAATATACGGTTCAACGGTAGTTCATGGTATTCATGTACTTAAGAGTGCTGCATGCATATAATGTTGTTGCTCGTCGTTTGAACTAtatcaaatatttcacaatacATTAGAAAACATTTATATCGAGCGATATTGTAGTAAATAAATGACTGTGTGAAAAATCCTGTAAAGCACGAAGAgtatgatttcaaaaaataaaactatttatgtatatatgtaagtagatgtatatcaataaataattagatCCTTCCGCATGCATGTTGCAGGTGCGCTTGTGTGCGCGCGTATGCGTACGCACATATACAgacatatgtacacacatgtataaGAAATAGTCGGTGTGAGGTAAGAGAACGACGCACATGCAGATCAAAAATATAACTACGAGTATACTCGGTTTCGAGACTAACGATAAGTTGCTCGTCTCTTGTATCTCTCGAGTTCTCGGAAATCCattgaaaaacacaaaaacagATCTCCTAATCCGTACACAAACCAGAGAGCGGTGATATCCGTATGTATGGCAAGGTTTGACCTATGCGGCTTTAATATTTACCGTTCAATGGGAATAACCATTTTCCGCGAAGCGGGCAGGTATACACATACGGGTGATTAGAATTCGAATTCTGTAAGGACAGCCGATATAAGTGTGATCcatggatttttatttatcaatataaTGCCATTAGCGATCCGATCTTTTTTCCGTATACGTTTATTAACTTTCGTTTGGAatccaatttttaaaaattggagTTTCAGTCTTAGCCCTTGAtacctttttttcaaaatacaaaatgtatTTGTAAACGAGAATAAAAGTTTTGATAAATGTTGATAAATGGTAAGCTATTGGGCCACGAGAATAAAAGTTCTAACGATTGATGATATCGCGTCACAATGCGTTTAGGCGTGTAAATAGCAATGAGAATAATAACCTGGCaaacatcatttatatttacaaacaTAAGCTTCACCTTCTCTGCAATATATGAGAACGAGCAAAAcaaaaggtagaaaaaaaaattcaaactatcCATTTCAGtacgtaaatatgtatacagaaTTAGGTACGAAAACTATTCAGGTAAATCGGTATAAGAGATGCACAAACGGACGAGGTCACATAATACATGgtaaatgatgaaattgaacCATTAAAATTGCTGCAGATATAAAGAAATGCGCTTATGGCAAAGGCAGCTGACACTCTAAGATGTCGCTCGTTCCGCGCATACTGCGGCGTGACGAACGTAAGGAGTACGTACATAATGTGCAAATTCCCGAATGGAGCAACACATGTTTTACACGTGGGTTCGTTCGCGAAGGTGCAACCCCTACACCTGTGTATATGaatttaaatatgtatatgtataatatgtatcgATATTAATTGATTTATATTACCTGTTGCAGTGGGGTGGGCATCGTATGCCGGCTCAGCTGCAGATTCGTTGCTTTGCacttggtaatttttttagataCGCTAGAGCCAAGTATCTTGAATACTGGTTTGATAACTCGATTTTACGGCAGatacaagaaaagaaaagtacgAGAAACGCAAAGTGATCTTCTTAGCGCTTTTTCTGAcagattaaaagaaaaaagagtaacaaaacaaaacagaaaacagtCGAAGCTGAActtgtaatattatatgtataggtaaGAGAATTCGAtaacaattttacaaaataaattaatgtttCACGTTAAAATGTAACAGTTGAAGAACGCCAGATATATGATTCCGGTATCtgaattgaatattatatCTTTTCTTTACGATGGATaatgttattttcaaataatattcatcATCATTTCTATTATAATTTGTCAAACGAATTATTTCACACGCTAAtttaatacaatattattaaacGTGAATCTATTTCCCTTATATTTCTCATTCAATGACCATCACGCACAGCAACGACAGAAACGTAACACCCATTCTTCTCCACCTTGCTTCGCTTGGCAAACTGAATTGAATACTTTTCGTTCACATAGGTATGTACGGACTACATATACGCACGGTGATATTCGTCACGCAGCCGCTACGCGGCGGAACAGCGTTCACCCCCTTGAAATCTGCGACTttgtatgcatgtgtgtatgtattcatgtatgtgtgtatgcatgtacgGACAAACCGCGACCTGCGCGGTCCTTCTCCCCCCGCCCGGCCGCGATGGCGTCTCGTGTCggtaaaattatattacaatgTATAAACCACATCACCTTTTCACGTTGTGCGAACGTTATAAATCTCGCACCGTGTGAATAGATGAATAGAGCATTGACTGCAGAATATGAAAACACAATAATTAACCGTCCGCAGAAAATTATCCCCCCCCAGCCGCATCCTCATCATCTCTCTTGCAGAGGTATAACAGAGAATAGAATTTATCGGGGTAGTTAATTAGCCTGTCCACGTTGCATTCGTGCAAGATTTGTAATGCACTATAATAGTCCAACAATGCGGAACAATGCActttgtgaataaattttacacgaGTGTATCACCAGAGGTATCACTGCTGGTGCTAGTGCTGGCCGGCAGTCGAAGACACTGTCAGAAATTTTGTGATTTTATGTTTTAATGCCTTATAGATTTCAGTCAATAGTCTACAATGATCCACAATTTTGTGGTTTGAAGCAAACTACTTCTAAGAATATAATCGAATGATACCTTTGACGGTGGTGGATacttttgaaataatattttctgcTCCTTTTGTATTGAACTACAAACACCTTGCAAGTTTCGGTACTTTACTAGAAATATTTACATGACAGACTTAGCAATATATGTAGGTATTTGTTGACCGCTTTCATCATTGAAAAGAAACTATGTAACATATGAGTTGCTTCAGCCGGTGAGGGGCCAATTTTGCTAGTCTTTCCCCTACTAAGGAAATAAATGTTACATTATGAAACAGGGTATTTTAATAATTCTCTATTGTCCTTTCTAATACAGTACCGTACTAGGTATATGAGAAGAACATACTCTTTCCAGCTTCCCCATTCATTCAAATGAGTATTATGTAACAATTTGACCAGGAGTACGATATGTACAGTGTATCTGTAATACCGTAATTATTTGATTGCAGAACATTGTATTATTCGTACAAAATTGTATTGTACCACTGAAAATTTATGGTGAACAGACGGTAGACGACTCGATTGATAAATAACGGTGATAAAACgtaactttcattttttcttttcatccccGAATATCTACACGATTACACTGCAACTTGTACAGTTTTCGTAAATTCTCATAACAATCGACTAAGTCGTGTTTTATATCGATGTGCCGGAAATCATTGGGGTTTTCGGCTCAGGAATACTCTCACGACAAGATACTCGTGAAGATGGTACTTCAAAGAAAAAGGTTTCCATATTATCGTGGTAACTGATACAGAAAGCTCTACTGCGGTGTTGACCACGTAAGtgtttacatttatttatagtcTATGTGAACCGCAGACGGGTCAAGCATTTCCACTTCTGAACTCATATCACTCGACGAGTAATTAACGACTACTCTGTCTGCAGTTCGGTCTAGTTTGGATAAAACTTCGTCCTCAGACTTTGAACCCTCCTCACCCCATCCCGAAAACAAATTAACTCTCAATGTTTCCATATTTGGATCTTGAGAGGGACCAGTTAAATTTTGGAAAGGTTCTCCGCCTCCTGTGTTTACTGCACCTCCTGGGAACTTGTATTTTGGTGTTTCCTGTGGTgcatctgtgaaaaaaaaaaatattaatcttTGATgcatttattcatattattcaTAATACTAGAAGGTATGTGAACTTGAGATGAACAGACTATTAACAGAGTGTCCAGCGATATCAGTATTAAAAATtcccaattatttttttttaaaacccccgtatattcgtatataataatttctacgGCGTTTTTGCGTTATCATGATATAATCAACTTTGAACATCGTCATATTCAACGATGTGCAAAACTAATGAATTCGGGTGGCGTCAGAAATGTAGAAAGTTCGGAAAATAAAAGAGTAACAATATCGAGTTTTCAAATAAGCGAAAGAGTATTtcatagaatttcaaaatgtataAAGCTGAAGTACAGAAAAGTCAAAACAACAAGTAAAGTACAGAAGATCAGAATATAGAACCGTCACAATGACTTTGTATTCTTATtcgttgtgaaaattttatattacagCTCTCTATACTCTATCCTTTctacattttgaattttctatgtttcaattttctatgCATTTTAAAAATCCTATGAAATTGACTTTCACGTTCTCGAAAATTCGACATTGTGAccatttatttctaaaaattaatttttccacaaGTGAATATAGAAATGGTAATTTCAGCGCGGATTGCCGGTTTCTATGAGAAATTGCCATATGTTCAAGGGCACTTTGGACTTCCCGTATAATTCCCGGTTGCTGGATGGACATCCTGGTTAACCCTTGTAGAACCTGTATATCAAGTTATCGATGAGCAAGAGGTGATAAGGGACACGGGGCAGTGGTGGTGGAGAGGAGGTGGGCACCAAAACCTGTCGCACCTTTTGCCGTAGCAAATTCTACTAACACCTAACTATTCGTAACAAAGTAGTACAGAATAGCCAACAGACTATTCTTCTAGACAGAGGtctttattaaaattttgagtACAAAGAATCAATCGGAACAAAGCACCCATTGatagaatattattttaaaGGAATTATGGTATGAGTTGTTTACCTGGGTAAGGTGGTACTTCGTCAATGAGCTGTTCCATCACATAACCGAGCATTGTCGTAGTGAAAGTGTCATCTCTACGCAGGCCAAGGGCTCGGTGAAAAGCGTCCACAGCTTCCTGTGTGGTGCCACGAAGTGCATGAACAAACCCAATAGCTGAATATGTTGATGGGTTCAGTGGATTCAATACTAGAGCCTGAAAcatgaatttttgttgaaataaaacctttgaaatagtaaaaatgTTATAGTGTTCTAAATTACCTGCTGGTGGTAGTCTAACGCATCAtcatactttttcatttttctacacGTGTGTCCTAAATTGTTAAGCAGTGCTTCCCATTTGCTTGGAAGAATCACTGCTTGCAAGTcaccttgtatttttttcatagcTTCTTGAAATTGTTGCTCAGCAGCCTTATAACTGTAATTGTTTAAATGATagtttgtaataataataatactaacaTAATTTTGCTTGTCAAAGCTTACTTActctgaattttgaaaagatatgACTGCCATTTCGTGTATAACAAACGGGTCATCCGGGGCAATGCTTTGAGCTTGTTGAAAAAACTTGTCCGCCAGTCTAAGATTATTTGTCAGACCGCATTCCAGTCCAATATATAGCAGTGGCAAGTGACAGCCTTTCATCAGTTGCGAGGCTTTGAAATAAGCAGCCATTGCTTGGTCATGTTCGTTTTCTACGGCAAATGAGTGACCATATGCTAGCCATGCAGGTCCAAATAATCGATCCAAGGCTGTAGCCTTTGCCAAATACCTGCGGGCCGGATCACTTTTACCtattaatgataatattaaattCGAACATGTAACAAAGattcattttacttttttacccAGATTTTGATATAGATTACTACGCAATTTTCAGATCATTATCAGTTGAATTTCGGAGTTGCGTTTTACCTATGACGTAGTAGTAACAGCCGACTGCAAACCAAGCAAGAGCCATATCTGGATACAAGTCTACTAGCTTATGTGCTAGATAGAAGAGTGCTGAAAAACCATATATtccaatatattataaaatatttattaatttcaaagcaGTGACCTATATATTTCTTACACATAAGCCAAAAGTCAATGCTTGTGCACATTATAAAAATTCGGCAGGATTTTGTAGTATTTAGGTTAGGTATATAAGTTAGACCAATATGTAATATCTATTCACAATACacgtaatgaaaaaaatttcctaccGTTTGATTTCTTCAGTTCAACCAAGCAGGCAATATGCACTGGGAGACAGGTACTGTGGTAGGGGTCTTTCTTTAGgatcctgaaaatttttcatataagTTATGAAAATGTCAATTGCAAAAGTTTGCGCGAATGCCATCAATGAGAATGCTAACCTTTCAGTAAGACTAAAACATTGTTGATAATCACAGTTGTAATACAGTCTTTCTGCTCTAGAAACTTCCATATCCAAGTTATCCATCAATCTGTCCGTTACCAAGACTCCCTGAACTCCACAGCAAAGTAAGGGCTCTTTTTCAGCCGGAGAttggtattttttcaatttactttcatacAATAACCGCAGTAATTTGGCTTCGCCACCTGAGCACTGCTCAGTTATGGGTAATGATTCCAACAGCTCCTTTTctaaaacggtgaaaaaatttgtaaaaatatcagTTATTATCAAACTTGATACATTGACACAGCTTGTATgtgtggaataaaaatttttaccttcCGCAGCCGATAGCATCTGGTTCTGAACCAGTGCTTCAAAAGCTTGATACGAATGAACATCACACTGCAGAGCTTGTTTATAACAATCCAAAGCTACAGCTCTGTTGTCCATTGCCTCGTATACTCTTCCTTTGCAATACAGGATCGAGCTTTGCACCTAAATTTAAATcctttttaccaaaaattcatttgacaTCTGATATCCCGAAGAACAAAGAAAGGTTGGAAAATATAACGGCAACTGATCTTTACAATTATTCAAACTTATAGACTCACGTTTTTCGGGGCCACCTCGAGTATGTCTGCCTGGCTATTAAAACTGACACCAGATGCGGAGATGTTAGTAGACATCTCCATTTCAACAATTACTTGAAGAGCTTCGGTGAATTCTTTAGCCTCTAATAGGCATCTTACAGCCAGGTAATGGCACATTATGTCTGTCTACAAGCAtaaatgttacaaaaaaacAGGATTATTGCCATGGTATATCAAAAGTTTTTACACCGTAGATGTAAcacaatcaaatttttaaaccttTTCAAGTCCACGACTCCTGATGAGATGAGCAGCTCGATGATACTGTTTCATGAGGAACATGCATTGAGCAAGGGCATGAACGTCTTTGGGGTTCTCATTTCCTAACGAGAGAACTTTATCTGCCCAGAATGACGCAGCACTGTATAAATGCTGTGAGTTTTGGAATAAAATGCAATTACAGCACAAATGCCGGAATCTTTAAAGgatgtgtgaaatttttaggctgtttcagtaaatttatcagaagcTTACCAAGTCTAAATACGATTTAACTAATTTTCTGTAGTTTTCTAAGTCGATATTCTTGTCGTTGAAGCTATGCATCTTATCATAATCTGCATCGATTTCTTGTTGTGCCATTCTTAGACACAATCTCACCAACGAAAACTTGTGGAATAGGATTGAAAATAGAAACTTCGTGCAATCCTCTCCATCGCAACGTATACTATAATGTGTACATTATTCGGGAAAAGTAACCTATCGACCacaatgtataaaatatctaCATATCCAGCAGtggtaagaaaaattatatacttATTTACCGTGTCTGCAGTATCAGCCGGTCAAACAGCAGCGATCGGACGGCTCTGCCGGCCACTTTGTCCTTTCGATCCTGGCTGCGAATAGATAGATAGTATAGAGAccgagagagtgagagagagagaaaaagcgAGAAAAGAAGCACTGCGCGATGGGGCGAGAGAAGAGACACGGGAAAGATGCGCACTTTGCgtgttgagaaaataaaattgttcctTCTCTTTTGCATTAAAGTCAGTctagatttttttacaatagtTTTCTTATCAAGTTTGAAACCCGAAATGCCGTTCACAGTGCAGTGATTattcgtaataaaataaaaatgaaaacgtaGACAGGGTTATGGGGTTCGGCTTGCGGTAAACGGAACTGAACATTGTGAAGCCACGGTAATTGTGAATATTCCGTGGATGATGTCGAAGATGCGGCAAAGAAGACATGTATCAACGACGGAGGAGCTTTGTCTTTATACAGCGTATTTCGGCTAGAATTTGTCAGTGAAACCGGTACAAATGAGTGTTGATATATGGCGGCGCGAGTATTTTTGCTCAGCATCTTACTTACAGAAGCTTTGAGAACCGCCAGCTTTGAAGGTGcgtcattttttcatcatcgttTGTTTATATCCTTACTAGGTGCTTGTATACACAGTGCCAAACGAGACGCGTGCGATTTCCGTCTGTCTGCATGCAGCGATGCGCCTATCACGTAGCTTCCGTGCATCTCGTAAGATCGATATTCATCCTGGTTTAACACCAAAGAACCAAGCAGGGTACGTGTGCTGCACAACGTGCGCCTCGAACCTGCATCaattatgaattttaaatcACCATCACCACTTTTCAATCATTCGCTTGACAAGCCTGTATCGCATTCCGTTGCTTACCCTTTTTGACTTACTTGCACGACAGGCACCCATAATTTGCGATATCTTCAAGGTTCATCTCAAATTGTCATCAATTCTCCCAGACTTAATTTTAAACTCAAAATAGAAAGAGAACCTGTAATTACTTGCATAcattttgttgagaattatATGATGAGTCTATCTGCATTACAGAGTGGACATTCATGGCACGTTCCTAACACTCCAAACGCGCCTAATGTTCGATTGTcccgaattttttctttacagaAAATTGGAGTGTATGAATGATTATTTGAGGCATACCTAAGTCGAGTGACAATGGTTGGATTAAGTTCAGCCTCTGTTGTTCTTTCGCTAGATGTTCAATGAATGATCGGAGTCTATCATCCGAAACCACACACGCACAAGAGTTTTGGGAACTACGCTGCCAGTATTTGTCATCCTCAGAGATTGGGTTTCTGAATAATTCTATTCACAT from Neodiprion lecontei isolate iyNeoLeco1 chromosome 1, iyNeoLeco1.1, whole genome shotgun sequence includes these protein-coding regions:
- the LOC107220570 gene encoding cell division cycle protein 16 homolog; this encodes MTHLQSWRFSKLLQDRKDKVAGRAVRSLLFDRLILQTRIRCDGEDCTKFLFSILFHKFSLVRLCLRMAQQEIDADYDKMHSFNDKNIDLENYRKLVKSYLDLHLYSAASFWADKVLSLGNENPKDVHALAQCMFLMKQYHRAAHLIRSRGLEKTDIMCHYLAVRCLLEAKEFTEALQVIVEMEMSTNISASGVSFNSQADILEVAPKNVQSSILYCKGRVYEAMDNRAVALDCYKQALQCDVHSYQAFEALVQNQMLSAAEEKELLESLPITEQCSGGEAKLLRLLYESKLKKYQSPAEKEPLLCCGVQGVLVTDRLMDNLDMEVSRAERLYYNCDYQQCFSLTERILKKDPYHSTCLPVHIACLVELKKSNALFYLAHKLVDLYPDMALAWFAVGCYYYVIGKSDPARRYLAKATALDRLFGPAWLAYGHSFAVENEHDQAMAAYFKASQLMKGCHLPLLYIGLECGLTNNLRLADKFFQQAQSIAPDDPFVIHEMAVISFQNSDYKAAEQQFQEAMKKIQGDLQAVILPSKWEALLNNLGHTCRKMKKYDDALDYHQQALVLNPLNPSTYSAIGFVHALRGTTQEAVDAFHRALGLRRDDTFTTTMLGYVMEQLIDEVPPYPDAPQETPKYKFPGGAVNTGGGEPFQNLTGPSQDPNMETLRVNLFSGWGEEGSKSEDEVLSKLDRTADRVVVNYSSSDMSSEVEMLDPSAVHIDYK